In Xenorhabdus poinarii G6, the following are encoded in one genomic region:
- the trmB gene encoding tRNA (guanosine(46)-N7)-methyltransferase TrmB → MINNVISPEYDENGRALRRVRSFVRRQGRLTSRQQQALDNMWPEMGVDYQEKLVNMAELFGREAPVVLEIGFGMGTSLVTMASQNPATNFLGVEVHTPGVGACLASAEDEKLSNLRVMCHDAIEVLNHMIPDQSLTMVQLFFPDPWHKVRHNKRRIVQPEFAQLIKSKLKTGGIFHMATDWQPYAEHMLEVMSSAEGYRNLSENGDYVPRPDSRPITKFEMRGQRLGHGVWDLMFERIK, encoded by the coding sequence ATGATAAATAACGTAATTTCACCGGAATATGATGAAAATGGCAGAGCGTTGCGCCGTGTCCGTAGTTTTGTGCGTCGGCAGGGGCGGTTAACGAGTCGTCAACAGCAAGCACTTGATAATATGTGGCCTGAGATGGGGGTAGACTATCAAGAAAAATTGGTCAATATGGCCGAGCTTTTTGGCCGTGAAGCACCTGTTGTGCTGGAAATTGGTTTTGGGATGGGGACGTCATTAGTCACAATGGCAAGCCAGAACCCAGCAACAAATTTTTTGGGGGTTGAAGTACATACGCCGGGAGTTGGGGCATGTCTGGCATCCGCGGAAGACGAAAAACTCAGTAACCTGCGTGTCATGTGCCATGATGCTATCGAGGTGTTGAATCATATGATCCCCGATCAAAGTCTGACGATGGTTCAGTTGTTCTTTCCCGACCCTTGGCATAAAGTGCGTCACAACAAGCGCAGAATTGTCCAGCCTGAATTTGCTCAATTAATTAAAAGCAAGCTCAAAACCGGTGGTATCTTTCATATGGCGACCGACTGGCAACCGTATGCAGAGCATATGTTAGAAGTAATGAGTTCAGCAGAAGGGTATAGAAACTTATCGGAAAACGGTGATTATGTGCCACGTCCTGATTCGCGCCCCATCACGAAGTTTGAGATGCGCGGTCAGCGGTTAGGTCATGGTGTGTGGGATCTCATGTTTGAGAGGATAAAATAA
- a CDS encoding oxidative damage protection protein: MSRTIFCTFLQREAEGQDFQLYPGELGKRIFNEISKEAWQQWMSKQTMLINEKKLNTMDPENRKLLEQEMVKFLFEGHDIQIDGYTPPEQ, from the coding sequence ATGAGCAGAACTATTTTTTGTACTTTTTTGCAACGAGAAGCCGAAGGCCAAGATTTTCAGCTCTATCCAGGAGAATTGGGCAAACGTATTTTCAATGAAATTTCTAAAGAGGCATGGCAACAATGGATGAGTAAACAAACCATGCTGATCAATGAAAAAAAATTAAATACCATGGATCCAGAAAATCGCAAGCTGCTTGAACAAGAGATGGTCAAATTCCTGTTTGAAGGACATGACATCCAAATTGACGGCTATACACCACCGGAACAATAA
- the mutY gene encoding A/G-specific adenine glycosylase, whose amino-acid sequence MDAEQFSQVVLEWYHHYGRKTLPWQLEKTPYHVWLSEVMLQQTQVATVIPYFQKFISRFPDVASLAAAPLDEVLHLWTGLGYYARARNLHKAAQQIATLSNGQFPTTFDDVVALPGVGRSTAGAILSLSQGKHFPILDGNVKRVLARCYAVDGWPGKKEVENQLWDISTRVTPEHGVEYFNQAMMDLGAIVCTRSKPKCEICPLNTGCIAYANHNWANYPGKKPKQSIPEKTAYFLLMQRGDRVWLEQRPLSGIWGGLFAFPQFADQASLEQWLENSGISHGKFEQLTAFRHTFSHFHLDIIPIKIDILSFDSCMDENKGLWYNLRQPATIGLATPVEYLLQQLG is encoded by the coding sequence ATGGATGCTGAGCAATTTTCACAGGTGGTACTTGAGTGGTATCATCATTATGGTCGCAAGACTCTGCCATGGCAGTTAGAAAAAACGCCCTATCACGTCTGGCTTTCAGAAGTGATGTTACAACAAACGCAAGTTGCGACCGTGATCCCCTATTTCCAAAAATTTATTTCACGTTTTCCTGATGTTGCTTCTTTGGCGGCGGCGCCATTAGATGAAGTTCTCCATTTATGGACAGGCTTAGGGTATTACGCACGCGCCCGGAATTTGCATAAAGCAGCACAACAGATTGCAACGTTATCAAATGGTCAATTTCCGACCACATTTGATGATGTTGTTGCCCTGCCGGGTGTCGGGCGTTCAACTGCCGGCGCCATTCTCTCCTTGTCTCAAGGCAAACACTTTCCCATCCTTGATGGTAACGTGAAGCGTGTTTTGGCTCGCTGTTATGCCGTTGATGGCTGGCCGGGAAAAAAAGAGGTTGAGAACCAGTTATGGGATATCAGCACACGCGTCACGCCCGAACACGGTGTCGAATATTTTAATCAGGCGATGATGGATCTCGGTGCCATCGTGTGTACCCGCAGCAAACCCAAATGTGAGATTTGCCCACTTAATACAGGCTGTATCGCTTACGCCAATCATAATTGGGCAAATTATCCGGGGAAAAAACCGAAACAAAGCATCCCGGAAAAAACAGCCTACTTTTTATTAATGCAACGGGGAGATCGGGTTTGGCTAGAGCAGCGGCCTCTTTCTGGCATTTGGGGAGGATTGTTTGCCTTCCCGCAGTTTGCAGATCAGGCATCACTGGAGCAATGGCTGGAAAATTCCGGCATCTCTCACGGTAAATTTGAGCAACTGACGGCATTTCGTCATACATTCAGCCATTTTCATTTAGATATCATCCCCATTAAAATCGATATTTTATCTTTTGATTCCTGCATGGATGAAAACAAGGGACTTTGGTATAACTTACGCCAACCAGCAACAATTGGATTGGCAACGCCCGTTGAATACCTTTTGCAACAATTGGGTTAA
- the mltC gene encoding membrane-bound lytic murein transglycosylase MltC has translation MKRLLALILLAPLLISCSSKKDVEYNEEYIKDTNGFDILVGQFAHDIENIWGLQEILIAGSKDYVKYTDQYKTRSHINFEKGSITIETLSPTEPTEHLRKAIVTTLLMGDDPGTIDLYSDANYIPLSKEPFLYGQVLDNSGEPIRWEWRANHFANYLIQNKLQKRRSGLHIIWSVTIQLVPNHLDKRAHKYLPLVRNASIKYGVDESLILAIMQTESSFNPYAVSRSDALGLMQVMQHTAGRDVFKMQGKSGQPSRSYLFDPDNNIDAGTAYLSMLQNIYLGEIKNATSRRYAVITAYNGGAGSVLRVFANDRKKAAQIINSMAPGDVYATLINKHPSAESRRYLIKVNSAQKNYRR, from the coding sequence ATGAAAAGACTGCTGGCTCTGATCCTCCTCGCTCCACTTTTAATTTCCTGTTCTAGCAAAAAAGACGTTGAATACAACGAAGAATACATAAAAGACACCAACGGTTTCGATATTTTAGTAGGGCAATTTGCTCACGATATTGAGAATATTTGGGGCTTACAGGAGATTTTAATTGCTGGCTCAAAAGATTACGTAAAATATACCGATCAATATAAAACCCGTAGCCATATCAATTTCGAGAAAGGCAGCATCACCATTGAAACCCTCTCTCCCACTGAACCGACTGAACATTTACGCAAAGCGATTGTGACTACTTTACTGATGGGCGATGATCCAGGCACGATCGATCTTTATTCCGACGCCAACTATATCCCGCTTAGCAAAGAACCCTTCCTATATGGTCAGGTTTTGGATAATAGTGGTGAACCTATTCGTTGGGAATGGCGTGCAAACCATTTTGCTAACTATCTGATTCAGAATAAATTACAAAAACGCCGATCAGGGCTACACATCATTTGGTCTGTCACCATACAGTTGGTCCCTAACCACTTGGATAAACGCGCCCATAAATACCTCCCCCTTGTTCGCAACGCGTCCATCAAATACGGCGTTGACGAATCCCTGATCCTTGCCATCATGCAAACTGAATCCAGTTTTAACCCATATGCCGTCAGTCGCTCCGATGCCCTGGGGCTGATGCAGGTTATGCAGCATACCGCCGGGCGAGATGTTTTCAAGATGCAGGGAAAATCCGGCCAGCCTAGTCGCAGCTATCTCTTTGATCCTGATAACAACATTGATGCTGGCACCGCTTATCTATCGATGTTACAAAACATCTATTTAGGTGAAATTAAAAATGCCACCTCACGGCGCTATGCTGTCATTACAGCCTACAATGGTGGAGCCGGTAGTGTATTGCGTGTATTTGCCAATGACAGAAAAAAAGCCGCTCAGATCATCAATTCAATGGCACCAGGTGACGTTTACGCAACACTCATCAACAAGCACCCTTCTGCTGAATCACGTCGCTATTTGATAAAAGTAAACAGTGCTCAGAAAAACTATCGCAGATAG
- a CDS encoding tyrosine-type recombinase/integrase translates to MLNNEETMGWDALLDEYFFSRMLRPATEWSYRKVVRVFIRYLGETGLPESVTHRDVLRWRRHLLMEKNQSGYTWNNKVAHLRAIFNFGMERKLLSHPKNPFNDAAVKKEKKQKKTLSKAQITGIYLRMQQYEEEERLQTAPRGGRCALYPTGYWLTVLDTFRLTGMRLNQLLHLRLRDINLDNSYIELRVEGSKNHSEWRVPMIPQLKPRLEQLVEQAKACGAKENDPLFDLTRLRFRYHGRHVSYQYHHDREKQHLRSFFNRLSKESGFAVSPHRFRHTLATELMKAPDRNLQLVRCLLGHRSLATTMEYIDIDMEIAGKTLANELAFYLDLAV, encoded by the coding sequence ATGTTAAATAATGAGGAAACAATGGGCTGGGATGCGTTGCTGGACGAGTATTTCTTCTCACGGATGTTACGGCCGGCAACCGAATGGAGTTATCGCAAGGTGGTGCGGGTCTTTATCCGGTATCTGGGGGAAACGGGGTTGCCGGAGAGTGTGACTCACCGGGATGTCCTGCGCTGGCGGCGTCATCTGCTGATGGAAAAAAATCAGTCCGGCTATACGTGGAACAATAAGGTGGCGCACCTGCGGGCCATTTTTAATTTCGGGATGGAAAGAAAACTGTTGTCACACCCCAAAAATCCGTTTAATGACGCGGCAGTCAAAAAAGAGAAGAAACAAAAGAAAACCCTGAGTAAGGCTCAGATAACCGGGATTTACCTGCGGATGCAGCAGTATGAAGAGGAAGAACGTTTACAGACCGCCCCGCGGGGAGGACGATGTGCCCTATACCCGACGGGGTACTGGCTGACCGTACTGGATACCTTCCGGCTGACGGGCATGCGCCTGAACCAGCTGCTGCACCTGCGGTTACGAGATATTAATCTGGACAACAGTTACATTGAGTTGCGTGTGGAAGGCAGTAAAAACCACAGTGAGTGGCGGGTGCCGATGATCCCGCAGCTGAAACCCCGGCTGGAGCAGTTGGTTGAACAGGCAAAAGCCTGTGGCGCGAAAGAGAATGATCCACTGTTTGATTTAACCCGTCTGCGTTTTCGTTATCACGGACGCCATGTCAGTTATCAGTATCATCATGACAGAGAAAAGCAGCATCTTCGTTCTTTCTTTAATCGCCTGTCTAAAGAGAGTGGTTTTGCTGTTTCTCCCCACCGTTTTCGTCATACGTTGGCGACAGAACTGATGAAAGCGCCTGATCGTAATTTGCAGCTGGTCAGGTGTTTGCTGGGACACCGTAGTCTGGCGACCACGATGGAATATATTGATATCGATATGGAAATCGCGGGTAAAACCCTGGCGAATGAACTAGCGTTTTATCTGGATCTTGCTGTGTAA
- a CDS encoding YggL family protein, with the protein MAKNRSRRLRKKLRIDEFQELGFSVKWHFPADTPVDVVDSTVDTLIAELIEPNGLALDASGYLHWEGIICLQKIGKCTEEHRQLVEQWLKDHGMKDVITSELFDVWWD; encoded by the coding sequence ATGGCTAAAAACCGTAGTCGTCGTCTGCGTAAAAAATTGCGTATTGATGAATTTCAGGAGTTGGGATTTTCAGTAAAGTGGCATTTTCCCGCTGATACGCCTGTTGACGTTGTTGATAGCACAGTGGATACGTTGATTGCAGAACTGATCGAGCCAAATGGCCTTGCTTTGGATGCCAGCGGTTATTTGCACTGGGAAGGCATTATCTGTCTGCAAAAAATTGGCAAATGTACTGAAGAACATCGCCAGTTGGTTGAGCAGTGGTTGAAAGATCATGGTATGAAAGACGTGATAACATCAGAACTATTTGATGTGTGGTGGGATTGA